Proteins from a genomic interval of Benincasa hispida cultivar B227 chromosome 7, ASM972705v1, whole genome shotgun sequence:
- the LOC120081428 gene encoding protein transport protein SEC23, producing the protein MAYTPQSSPGFSATQPDTPAPSSETNPMPPPLISTGPSRFPPKFQQDQMPSPSIRTPAAPSPANGIKTGSPIPHLSTPPGPPVFTSPIRPAAVPFRTSPASPQPIIFSSASSLPASTPPHFLNASGGLQHQISDVSEDSMPVVESPNVLFSCQKVLKVKKQTNVPSLGFGALISPGREISSGPQIIQREPHRCPSCGAYSNLYCKILIGSGQWQCVICRKLNGSEGEYVAPSKEDLCHFPELSSSMVDYVRTGNRRPGFIPASDSRTSAPVVLVIDESLDEPHLQHLQSSLHAFIDSVSPTTRIGIILYGRTVSVYDFSEESVASADVLHGDKSPTPESLKALIYGTGIYLSPMHASLPVAHTIFSSLRPYKSSIPEASRDRCLGTAVEVALAIIQGPSAEVSRGVVRRSGANSRIIVCAGGPNTYGPGSVPHSVSHPNYLHMEKSALNWMEHLGREAHQQNTVVDILCAGTCPVRVPILQPLAKASGGVLVLHDDFGEAFGVNLQRASARAAGSHGLLEVRCSDDILITQVIGPGEEAHIDTHETFKNDTSLYIQMLSVEESQSYSLSMETKRDVKSDFVFFQFVVQYSNVYQADISRLITVRLPTVDSLSEYLESVQDEIAAVLIAKRTALQAKSQSDAMDMQATIDERVKDIALKFGTLAPKSKIYRFPKELSSMPELLFHLRRGPLLGSIVGHEDERSVLRNLFLNASFDLSLRMVAPRCLMHREGGTFEELPAYDLAMQSDAAVVLDHGTDVFIWLGAELAAEEGKSAAALAACRTLAEELTESRFPAPRILAFKEGSSQARYFVSRLIPAHKDPPYEQEARFPQLRTLSTEQRTKLKSSFLHFDDPSFCEWMRSLKLIPPEPS; encoded by the exons ATGGCCTATACACCGCAGTCTTCCCCTGGATTTTCTGCCACGCAACCCGACACCCCGGCACCAAGCTCTGAGACAAATCCGATGCCTCCGCCCTTAATTTCGACAGGACCATCCAGATTTCCTCCAAAATTCCAACAGGATCAGATGCCATCTCCTTCCATCAGAACGCCAGCTGCACCCTCTCCGGCGAATGGAATTAAAACTGGCAGTCCCATTCCTCATTTGAGTACTCCTCCTGGACCCCCTGTTTTTACTTCTCCCATCAGGCCTGCTGCTGTCCCCTTTCGTACTTCACCGGCATCTCCTCAGCCAATTATATTCTCTTCTGCTTCGTCCTTACCAGCTTCTACACCTCCACATTTTTTGAATGCGTCGGGTGGGTTGCAACACCAGATATCTGATGTTTCAGAGGACTCAATGCCTGTAGTGGAATCGCCAAATGTTCTATTTTCTTGCCAGAAG GTGCTGAAGGTGAAGAAACAAACTAATGTTCCTAGTTTGGGTTTTGGAGCACTGATTTCGCCTGGGAGGGAAATATCATCAGGTCCTCAAATAATACAGCGTGAGCCTCATCGTTGCCCAAGCTGTGGAGCTTATTCAAATCTGTATTGCAAGATCTTAATTGGTTCAGGTCAGTGGCAGTGTGTAATTTGTCGGAAGTTGAATGGAAGTGAGGGTGAATACGTAGCACCAAGCAAAGAAGATCTTTGTCATTTTCCAGAACTGTCATCATCTATGGTTGATTATGTCAGAACTGGGAACCGGAGACCAGGATTTATTCCAGCTTCTGACTCAAGAACGTCTGCACCCGTTGTTCTGGTTATTGACGAGTCTTTAGATGAGCCACATCTGCAGCATCTCCAGAGCTCCTTGCATGCTTTTATTGATTCAGTTTCACCCACAACAAGAATTGGAATTATACTGTATGGCCGTACTGTATCAGTATATGATTTTTCAGAGGAATCTGTTGCCTCTGCTGATGTGCTTCATGGTGATAAATCACCAACTCCGGAGTCTTTAAAAGCATTAATTTATGGAACAGGGATATATTTATCACCAATGCACGCCTCACTCCCTGTAGCGCACACAATATTTTCATCACTGAGGCCTTATAAATCAAGCATTCCAGAAGCCTCTAGAGATAGATGCCTTGGTACTGCAGTTGAAGTTGCTCTTGCCATAATCCAAGGACCATCAGCAGAAGTGTCTCGAGGAGTGGTTAGAAGGTCGGGTGCTAATAGTAGAATTATTGTTTGTGCTGGTGGACCGAATACATATGGCCCTGGATCAGTTCCCCATTCTGTCAGTCACCCAAATTACCTGCACATGGAAAAGTCTGCTCTAAATTGGATGGAGCATCTTGGGCGTGAGGCTCATCAGCAGAATACAGTGGTTGACATTCTATGTGCTGGAACGTGCCCTGTAAGAGTTCCTATCTTGCAGCCCCTTGCAAAAGCTTCTGGTGGTGTTTTGGTTCTTCATGATGACTTTGGGGAGGCCTTTGGTGTAAACTTGCAGAGGGCATCTGCTAGGGCTGCAGGTTCTCATGGTTTACTAGAAGTACGCTGTTCTGATGACATTCTAATCACCCAAGTTATTGGTCCGGGCGAAGAGGCACACATAGATACACATGAAACCTTCAAAAATGACACCTCTCTTTACATTCAAATGCTAAGTGTAGAAGAATCCCAGAGCTACTCACTCTCCATGGAGACTAAAAGAGACGTAAAGAGTGATTTTGTATTTTTCCAGTTTGTTGTACAGTATTCTAATGTTTATCAAGCTGACATATCAAGACTAATTACTGTCAGATTACCTACTGTTGATAGCTTATCAGAATATCTTGAAAGTGTTCAAGATGAAATAGCTGCAGTCCTTATTGCCAAGAGGACAGCCTTGCAAGCTAAAAGCCAGTCTGATGCAATGGATATGCAGGCTACAATAGATGAAAGAGTAAAAGATATTGCTTTGAAATTTGGTACCCTGGCACCAAAGTCAAAGATTTATCGGTTTCCAAAGGAACTATCTTCAATGCCAGAGCTTCTGTTTCATTTGAGAAGAGGCCCTCTTCTTGGAAGCATTGTTGGTCATGAAGATGAAAGGTCTGTATTGAGAAATTTGTTTCTGAATGCATCCTTCGACCTTTCCCTCCGTATGGTAGCACCTCGCTGTTTAATGCACCGGGAGGGGGGTACTTTTGAAGAGCTTCCAGCATATGACCTAGCTATGCAGTCAGATGCTGCTGTCGTGCTTGACCATGGAACAGATGTCTTCATTTGGTTG GGTGCTGAGCTTGcagctgaagaaggaaaaagtgcAGCTGCTTTAGCAGCTTGCAGAACATTAGCAGAAGAGCTTACTGAATCAAGGTTTCCGGCTCCCAGGATTCTTGCATTCAAG GAAGGGAGCTCTCAAGCTCGGTATTTTGTTTCTCGGCTGATACCAGCACACAAGGACCCTCCTTATGAGCAG GAGGCGAGATTTCCACAACTTAGAACATTGTCCACAGAACAGAGGACAAAGCTGAAAAGTAGTTTTCTTCATTTCGATGATCCCAGTTTTTGTGAATGGATGAGAAGCTTGAAGTTGATCCCACCAGAACCAAGTTAA